One genomic segment of Gemmatimonadota bacterium includes these proteins:
- a CDS encoding fused MFS/spermidine synthase gives MARQNPSGAARPRGVVWIPQATVFLSSFCVMVVELVAGRIVSGQLGNSIYTWTSVIGIVLAGIAVGNTVGGRLADRVPAARALSVLFLLSSALCVSITVVGNLVAGWVFLWTLAWPVRVAAHVAVVFLLPSVMLGTISPVAAKMALDGGGKTGRTLGNVYAWGVVGSLVGTFLTGYMLIALLGVSTVIWGVAAILAALGLLFGAGSRAAWSWAIALGGLALLGTGPWSWARDAGSALALRTEPGSHVIYEDESQYSHIIIRRVDGPPIRHEMYLNGLLHSAMIPGVPFDHQYGYERIYSAATEALRGDRRRLHTLTIGGGGYVFPYYLDSVYPGSRTEVVEIDPAVTRAAVEAFGLPADHGLDIGHVDGRVHVRRLVEEASGGALNDPYDFLYLDAVDDFSVPYQLTTVEFLRDVEKILAPDGAFLMNLIDVYASGRFVGAMMNTVAEVFPFVTVLIEGDGPSASERARTTFILVGTREAPDFAHAVRTYDPRRQLHPLTAAELRVLRERSGGMVLTDDHAPVENLLAPVVRTSARSLAASALVHRAEEFIREGRTDRATAPCRKAVDMDPEHPDAHRILANLLAASGELREAVRHYGEAVRLHPTHPTARIGYAGALARTGRLNDAREQLERALESRPGEGHALEMLGVVQLELGAPAEAASAFRLALEVDPDRHEVRNNLGIALIRDGRVGEAVEEFRRVLRRNPGHAKARANLEKALATAPE, from the coding sequence TTGGCTCGACAGAACCCCTCCGGGGCGGCCCGTCCGCGCGGCGTTGTATGGATTCCGCAGGCCACCGTGTTCCTCTCCAGCTTCTGCGTGATGGTGGTGGAGCTGGTGGCGGGACGGATTGTATCGGGGCAGCTGGGAAACTCCATCTACACCTGGACCTCGGTGATCGGAATCGTTCTGGCCGGTATCGCCGTCGGGAACACCGTCGGCGGGCGGCTGGCCGATCGCGTCCCCGCTGCCCGCGCGCTTTCAGTCCTGTTCCTTCTCTCCTCGGCGCTCTGCGTCTCCATCACCGTGGTGGGGAACCTTGTCGCCGGATGGGTCTTCCTGTGGACGCTGGCGTGGCCGGTTCGCGTTGCCGCGCATGTGGCCGTGGTCTTTCTGCTGCCTTCGGTCATGCTGGGGACCATCAGCCCGGTGGCCGCCAAGATGGCTCTGGACGGAGGCGGGAAGACGGGCCGGACGCTCGGCAATGTCTACGCCTGGGGAGTCGTGGGAAGCCTGGTGGGGACATTCCTCACCGGCTATATGCTGATTGCTCTTCTGGGAGTCTCCACGGTCATCTGGGGAGTGGCCGCCATCCTCGCGGCGCTGGGTCTTCTCTTCGGCGCGGGTTCGCGTGCGGCGTGGTCCTGGGCGATCGCACTGGGAGGGCTGGCGTTGCTCGGGACCGGCCCCTGGAGCTGGGCACGCGATGCCGGTTCCGCGTTGGCGCTTCGTACGGAGCCGGGTTCCCATGTCATCTACGAGGACGAGAGCCAGTACTCGCATATCATCATTCGCCGCGTGGACGGGCCGCCGATCCGGCACGAGATGTACCTCAACGGGCTTCTTCACAGCGCGATGATCCCCGGGGTTCCCTTCGACCATCAGTACGGGTACGAGCGGATCTACTCCGCGGCCACGGAAGCTCTGCGCGGAGATCGAAGGCGTCTGCACACGCTCACCATCGGCGGGGGGGGGTATGTGTTTCCATATTATCTGGACAGCGTTTATCCGGGGAGCCGGACGGAGGTCGTGGAGATTGACCCGGCGGTGACCCGCGCTGCCGTGGAGGCTTTCGGCCTGCCCGCAGACCACGGTCTCGACATTGGCCATGTGGACGGCCGGGTCCATGTGCGCCGGTTGGTGGAGGAGGCGTCCGGTGGTGCACTGAACGATCCGTACGACTTTTTGTACCTCGACGCCGTGGACGACTTCTCCGTGCCCTACCAGTTGACGACGGTGGAGTTCCTGCGGGATGTGGAGAAGATCCTGGCCCCGGACGGCGCGTTTCTCATGAACCTGATCGATGTGTACGCAAGCGGTCGTTTCGTCGGCGCCATGATGAACACCGTGGCGGAGGTGTTCCCCTTCGTGACGGTGCTCATCGAGGGAGACGGGCCTTCCGCGTCTGAAAGAGCGCGCACCACATTCATTCTTGTGGGAACCCGGGAAGCGCCCGACTTCGCGCATGCGGTCCGAACCTACGACCCGCGCCGCCAGTTGCATCCGTTGACCGCGGCGGAGCTGCGGGTTCTTCGCGAACGCTCCGGGGGGATGGTGTTGACGGATGACCACGCTCCCGTCGAGAACCTGCTTGCTCCGGTCGTGCGAACTTCCGCGAGGTCGCTGGCCGCTTCCGCGCTGGTGCACCGGGCCGAGGAGTTTATTCGCGAAGGGCGCACGGACCGCGCGACGGCGCCCTGCCGGAAGGCGGTGGACATGGACCCGGAGCATCCGGATGCGCACCGGATCCTCGCGAATCTCCTGGCGGCCTCCGGGGAACTGCGCGAAGCCGTCCGGCACTATGGGGAAGCGGTGCGGCTTCATCCAACCCACCCGACTGCCCGGATCGGATACGCCGGGGCGCTTGCAAGGACGGGCAGGCTGAACGACGCCCGGGAGCAGTTGGAACGGGCGCTGGAGTCCCGTCCCGGAGAAGGCCATGCGCTGGAGATGCTGGGCGTCGTCCAGCTGGAACTGGGAGCGCCCGCAGAGGCGGCGTCGGCGTTTCGTCTTGCGCTGGAGGTGGACCCCGACCGCCACGAAGTGCGCAACAATCTGGGGATTGCGCTCATTCGGGACGGGCGCGTCGGGGAGGCCGTCGAGGAGTTCCGGAGAGTGCTCCGGCGAAACCCCGGCCACGCGAAAGCCCGCGCGAATCTGGAGAAAGCTCTGGCCACTGCGCCGGAGTGA